The proteins below come from a single Sorghum bicolor cultivar BTx623 chromosome 4, Sorghum_bicolor_NCBIv3, whole genome shotgun sequence genomic window:
- the LOC8074692 gene encoding thiosulfate/3-mercaptopyruvate sulfurtransferase 1, mitochondrial → MAQDDPVVSPQWLHEHLGMPDVKVLDASWYMPVENRDPWEEYQVAHIPGALFFDLDGIVDPTTDLPHMLPSEEAFAAAISELDIKNQDKVIIYDGKGFFSAPRVWWMFRVFGHTKVWVLDGGLPLWRASGFNVENVSSGDAVLKSNAANKAVERVYNGEQTNTITFHTEFQPNLFWSLEKVAHNVTAKTYQQIDARAKGRFDGVAPEPRKGVRSGHIPGSICVPFPEMFDGAPSLLSADELRQKFQQAGISLDQPIVVTCGSGVTACILALGLYRIGRHDVPVYDGSWTEWEAQSDSDYPKITAPAC, encoded by the exons ATGGCGCAGGATGATCCGGTTGTTTCTCCTCAGTGGCTGCACGAGCACCTAGGAATGCCTGATGTcaag GTTTTGGATGCTTCCTGGTACATGCCGGTAGAGAACAGGGATCCATGGGAAGAATATCAG GTGGCACACATCCCTGGTGCGCTATTCTTCGACTTAGATGGCATAGTTGATCCGACAACTGAT TTACCACACATGTTGCCATCAGAAGAGGCTTTTGCAGCAGCAATCTCTGAGCTGGATATAAAAAACCAGGATAAAGTTATTATTTATGATGGAAAGGGATTCTTCAGTGCACCTCGTGTTTGGTG GATGTTTAGAGTGTTTGGACACACAAAAGTCTGGGTATTAGACGGAGGTTTACCTCTGTGGCGAGCTTCTGGGTTCAATGTGGAAAACGTCAGCTCTGGTGATGCAGTTCTGAAATCAAATGCCGCAAATAAGGCTGTCGAAAGGGTTTATAATGGTGAACAG ACAAATACAATCACATTTCACACTGAATTTCAGCCTAATCTATTCTGGTCACTGGAAAAG GTTGCCCATAATGTGACTGCTAAGACTTACCAACAAATAGATGCCAGAGCAAAGGGCAG ATTTGATGGTGTAGCACCAGAACCACGGAAAGGAGTAAGAAGTGGACATATACCAGGAAGCATATGTGTTCCATTCCCTGAG ATGTTCGATGGtgcaccaagccttctctctgCAGATGAGCTGCGGCAAAAGTTTCAGCAAGCAG GAATTTCCCTAGATCAACCCATCGTCGTCACTTGCGGATCTGGCGTGACTGCCTGCATACTTGCTCTG GGGCTCTACAGGATTGGAAGACATGATGTTCCAGTTTATGATGGATCTTGGACAGAATGGGAGGCACAATCAGATTCCGATTACCCAAAAATCACTGCTCCTGCTTGTTAA
- the LOC8074693 gene encoding pentatricopeptide repeat-containing protein At4g20770 translates to MANLAAQLAAVLQACIKRSGGPKPSRAHAKAAHARVLAAGLAADTFLLNRLVELYSLSGLPCHALRAFRALPRPNVYSYNAAISAACRAGDLAAARDLLGRMPDRNAVSWNTVIAAVARSDSPGEALEMYRGMLQEGLAPTNFTLASVLSACGAVAALDDGRRCHGLAVKVGLDGNQFVENGLLGMYTKCGSVADAVRLFDWMSSPNEVSFTAMMGGLAQSGAVDDALRLFARMSRSAIRVDPVAVSSVLGACAQACAGDYNVARAIRLAQSIHALVVRKGFDSDQHVGNSLIDMYAKGMKMDEAMKVFESMSSVSIVSWNILVTGYGQLGCYERALEVLDLMQESGFEPNEVTYSNMLASCIKARDVPSARAMFDKISKPSVTTWNTLLSGYGQEELHQDTIELFRRMQHQNVQPDRTTLAVILSTCSRLGILELGKQVHSASVKLLLHNDMFVASGLIDMYSKCGQVGIAQIIFNMMTERDVVCWNSMISGLAIHSLNEEAFDFFKQMRENGMFPTESSYASMINSCARLSSIPQGRQIHAQVLKDGYDQNVYVGSSLIDMYAKCGNMDDARLFFNCMIVKNIVAWNEMIHGYAQNGFGEKAVELFEYMLTTKQKPDSVTFIAVLTGCSHSGLVDEAIAYFNSMESNYGIRPLVEHYTCLIDALGRAGRFAEVVAVIDKMPYKDDAILWEVLLAACVVHHNAELGEFAAKHLFRLDPKNPSPYVLLSNIYATLGRHGDASAVRALMSSRGVVKGRGYSWVNHKDGARAFMVADDLGMNVGEPTMFSDNEDTSGMTEGHLDETCAG, encoded by the coding sequence ATGGCCAACCTAGCGGCCCAGCTCGCTGCCGTGCTCCAGGCCTGCATCAAGCGTAGCGGCGGCCCCAAGCCCAGCCGCGCCCACGCCAAGGCCGCGCACGCGCGCGTCCTCGCCGCCGGCCTCGCCGCCGACACTTTCCTCCTCAACCGCCTCGTCGAGCTCTACTCCCTCTCGGGCCTGCCATGCCACGCGCTCCGCGCCTTCCGCGCGCTGCCCCGCCCCAACGTCTACTCCTACAACGCCGCCATCTCGGCCGCCTGCCGCGCGGGGGACCTCGCCGCCGCCCGGGACCTGCTCGGCCGAATGCCCGACCGGAACGCCGTCTCCTGGAACACCGTCATCGCCGCCGTCGCGCGGTCGGATTCCCCCGGGGAAGCGCTGGAGATGTACCGAGGGATGCTGCAGGAGGGCCTCGCGCCGACGAACTTCACGCTCGCCAGCGTGCTAAGCGCGTGCGGCGCCGTGGCCGCGCTCGATGACGGGAGGCGCTGCCATGGGCTTGCCGTCAAGGTCGGCCTCGATGGGAACCAGTTCGTTGAGAACGGGCTTCTCGGCATGTACACGAAGTGCGGGAGCGTCGCCGACGCGGTCAGGCTGTTCGACTGGATGTCTAGCCCGAACGAGGTGTCGTTCACAGCGATGATGGGTGGGCTGGCGCAGAGCGGGGCCGTCGACGATGCCCTCAGGCTGTTCGCGCGGATGAGCAGGAGTGCGATTCGTGTTGATCCGGTAGCTGTCTCCAGTGTTCTGGGCGCGTGCGCGCAGGCCTGCGCTGGTGACTACAATGTCGCTCGTGCAATCCGGCTTGCACAGTCCATTCATGCATTGGTTGTCAGAAAAGGTTTTGATTCGGACCAACACGTGGGGAACTCGTTGATTGATATGTATGCAAAGGGCATGAAGATGGATGAGGCCATGAAAGTCTTTGAGTCGATGTCCAGTGTCAGTATTGTTTCTTGGAACATTCTTGTAACTGGATATGGTCAGCTGGGTTGCTATGAGAGGGCCTTGGAAGTACTGGACTTGATGCAAGAGTCCGGTTTTGAGCCCAATGAGGTAACTTACAGTAACATGCTTGCTTCTTGTATTAAAGCAAGGGATGTTCCATCTGCTCGTGCAATGTTTGACAAGATATCAAAGCCAAGTGTAACTACATGGAACACCCTTTTATCCGGCTACGGCCAGGAGGAACTGCATCAAGACACAATCGAGTTGTTTAGGAGAATGCAACATCAAAATGTGCAACCTGACCGGACAACTTTGGCTGTGATCCTCAGTACATGCTCTAGATTAGGAATTTTGGAACTGGGCAAGCAAGTGCATTCTGCTTCAGTAAAACTATTGCTTCATAATGACATGTTTGTTGCGAGTGGTCTGATAGATATGTATTCAAAATGCGGTCAGGTTGGCATCGCACAGATCATTTTTAACATGATGACCGAGAGAGATGTGGTATGTTGGAATTCCATGATCTCAGGTTTGGCTATCCACTCTTTGAATGAAGAGGCCTTCGATTTCTTCAAGCAGATGCGGGAAAATGGAATGTTTCCCACAGAATCCTCTTATGCTAGTATGATCAATTCATGTGCTAGATTGTCATCCATACCTCAAGGTAGGCAGATACATGCACAGGTTCTGAAGGATGGTTATGATCAGAATGTATATGTTGGCAGTTCCCTGATCGACATGTATGCTAAATGCGGCAACATGGATGATGCACGCCTTTTCTTTAACTGCATGATTGTGAAGAACATAGTGGCATGGaatgagatgatccatggatatGCTCAGAATGGTTTTGGAGAGAAAGCTGTGGAATTGTTTGAGTACATGCTAACCACAAAACAGAAGCCAGACAGTGTGACTTTCATTGCTGTCCTCACGGGATGCAGTCACTCTGGGCTTGTTGATGAAGCGATTGCATACTTTAATTCCATGGAGAGCAATTATGGGATTAGACCATTGGTTGAGCATTACACTTGCCTCATAGATGCACTGGGGCGGGCTGGTCGTTTTGCTGAAGTTGTGGCTGTCATAGATAAAATGCCATACAAGGATGATGCTATACTGTGGGAAGTTCTACTAGCTGCATGTGTTGTACATCACAATGCTGAGTTGGGGGAATTTGCCGCCAAGCATCTGTTCCGCCTTGATCCAAAGAATCCATCACCTTATGTGCTTCTATCAAATATATATGCTACCTTGGGTAGACATGGTGATGCCTCAGCTGTTAGGGCACTGATGAGTAGTCGTGGTGTTGTGAAAGGCCGTGGATACAGCTGGGTGAATCACAAGGATGGTGCTCGTGCCTTTATGGTAGCTGATGATCTTGGAATGAATGTTGGAGAACCCACAATGTTCAGTGATAACGAGGACACTTCGGGGATGACAGAAGGGCACCTAGATGAAACCTGTGCTGGATGA
- the LOC8076106 gene encoding putative germin-like protein 2-1, which translates to MASSSRSSKLLLALLVAAMVACPLSLAYDPSPLQDFCVADTVSSVFVNGLVCKDPAQVSAGDFAFSGLHNAGDTSNAFGSKVTLVDVRALPGLNSLGISMARLDIAPGGLNPPHTHPRATEVLTVVQGQMYVGFLATDGTLFAKVMSKGDVFVFPKGLLHFEFNCGASPAVGIAGLSSQNPGLIRAADSLFGATPAITDEVLAKAFRIDAATVQRIKAQFATKK; encoded by the coding sequence atggCAAGCAGCAGCAGGTCTAGCAAGCTCCTCCTTGCTCTCCTTGTCGCAGCAATGGTGGCGTGTCCTCTGTCTCTCGCGTACGACCCGAGCCCTCTCCAGGacttctgcgtcgccgacacCGTCTCCTCTGTGTTCGTGAACGGGCTGGTGTGCAAGGACCCGGCGCAGGTGTCCGCCGGCGACTTCGCCTTCTCGGGCCTGCACAACGCCGGCGACACCTCCAACGCGTTCGGCTCCAAGGTGACGCTGGTGGACGTGCGCGCGCTGCCGGGGCTCAACTCGCTGGGCATCTCCATGGCGCGCCTCGACATCGCGCCCGGCGGCCTCAACCCGCCGCACACGCACCCGCGCGCCACCGAGGTGCTCACCGTCGTCCAGGGCCAGATGTACGTCGGCTTCCTCGCCACCGACGGCACGCTCTTCGCCAAGGTGATGTCGAAGGGCGACGTCTTCGTCTTCCCCAAGGGCCTCCTCCATTTCGAGTTCAACTGCGGCGCCAGCCCCGCCGTCGGCATCGCTGGGCTCAGCAGCCAGAACCCCGGGCTCATCCGCGCCGCTGACTCGCTCTTCGGCGCCACCCCCGCCATCACCGACGAGGTGCTCGCCAAGGCGTTCAGGATCGATGCCGCCACCGTGCAGAGGATCAAGGCGCAGTTCGCCACCAAGAAGTAA
- the LOC8074691 gene encoding biotin--protein ligase 2, translated as MRFPVRLPPPSTTAAAAAATVGAVLAAVALRRYLSASRHRPPARVSMSAAAGATATTLVAYGKSAQEQELLASAAGSVALGEGEQAGEVSVALAYDGAGFDAAVYMSALRARRFGRWMLWTPRIGSTQDLIARNFAKLPVGVVCVADVQFKGRGRSKNVWESPPGCLMFSFTSQMQDARKLPLMQYVVCLSITQAIQELCRAKGLPELDVRIKWPNDLYLKGLKIGGILCTSSYESKVYNICTGVGLNIDNEKPTTCLNAALQEANPTSPVLNREDILAYFFNKFENLFEIFLDHGFQVLEEQYYNSWLHSGQRVVVQDAHESNSGSVVTIQGLTPTGYLYAIGEDNKSYELHPDGNSFDFFTGLVRRKMEA; from the exons ATGCGGTTCCCCGTGCGCCTCCCGCCGCCATCAAcgaccgcggccgcggccgctgcCACCGTCGGGGCCGTTCTCGCCGCCGTCGCGCTCCGCCGCTACCTGTCTGCTTCCCGCCACCGCCCACCCGCCCGCGTGTCCATGTCCGCGGCCGCCGGAGCCACAGCCACCACGCTCGTGGCGTACGGCAAGTCAGCGCAGGAGCAGGAGCTGCTGGCCTCCGCGGCCGGTTCCGTCGCCCTAGGGGAGGGAGAGCAGGCCGGTGAGGTCTCCGTCGCGCTTGCCTACGATGGCGCGGGCTTTGACGCCGCCGTGTACATGAGCGCGCTCCGGGCGCGCCGGTTTGGGAGGTGGATGCTCTGGACGCCCAGGATTGGTTCCACGCAGGATCTTATCGCGCG GAACTTTGCAAAGCTCCCGGTGGGCGTTGTGTGCGTTGCCGACGTGCAGTTCAAAGGGAGAG GCCGTTCAAAGAATGTGTGGGAATCGCCACCAGGCTGTCTCATGTTCTCTTTCACATCACAGATGCAGGATGCACGGAAGTTGCCCCTTATGCAATATGTTGTTTGTCTTTCTATAACTCAAGCTATCCAGGAGCTATGCCGTGCCAAG GGACTACCAGAACTTGATGTGAGGATAAAATGGCCTAATGATCTCTATCTGAAAGGATTAAaaattggtggcattctatgTACCTCATCTTATGAATCCAAAGTCTACAATATTTGTACTG GTGTTGGTTTAAATATTGACAATGAGAAACCTACCACATGCTTGAATGCTGCACTTCAAGAAGCAAATCCTACATCACCCGTATTGAATCGAGAAGACATACTGGCATACTTCTTCAATAAATTCGAAAATCTTTTCGAGATCTTCTTGGATCATG GATTTCAGGTTCTTGAGGAGCAATACTATAACTCATGGCTTCATAG TGGCCAGAGAGTTGTTGTACAAGATGCACATGAAAGCAATTCAGGCAGTGTCGTCACCATCCAG GGGTTAACACCAACTGGGTACTTATACGCTATCGGTGAGGATAACAAAAGCTATGAGTTGCACCCAGATGGCAACAG CTTTGATTTCTTCACTGGATTGGTGAGGAGAAAGATGGAAGCTTAG
- the LOC110434613 gene encoding uncharacterized protein LOC110434613, which translates to MGAAASIPWAIFSAGVAVGAAWAAASDVVNDALDSVHDAAEVVMDYVRIASSAYDKAKKAEAFVNVLRDGVVKPVAGVASSATEYLRTAASSAFEKLKAAAAFVKDKVIKLVRRLLGRKEAAAATREVDRAAAAAHDAAGHDDVLSRASACVAGCRRSLSRALPPPSSSSAIVVSATAPGSQQGSVAAQLAARAARRAAEMMARLKAVFRALRDTITEAARSCISAVVAAVGICLQTIGGVVTAATAAADA; encoded by the coding sequence ATGGGGGCCGCGGCGAGCATCCCTTGGGCAATCTTCAGCGCGGGCGTGGcggtcggggcggcgtgggcggCGGCGTCTGACGTTGTCAACGACGCCCTCGACTCCGTCCACGACGCGGCTGAGGTGGTGATGGACTACGTGCGCATCGCCTCGTCGGCTTACGATAAAGCCAAGAAAGCCGAGGCATTTGTCAACGTCCTCAGGGACGGAGTTGTCAAGCCCGTCGCCGGTGTGGCTTCGTCGGCGACGGAGTACCTGCGCACTGCTGCCTCGTCGGCTTTCGAGAAGCTCAAGGCAGCCGCTGCATTCGTCAAGGACAAAGTCATCAAGCTGGTGCGCCGCCTGCTTGGCCGCAAGGAAGCCGCTGCGGCGACGCGCGAGGTGGACCGTGCGGCGGCTGCTGCTCACGACGCGGCGGGGCACGACGACGTGCTGTCCAGAGCTTCGGCCTGTGTCGCCGGTTGCCGGCGATCACTGAGCAGGGCCCTGCCTCCTCCGTCTTCGTCGTCGGCCATCGTCGTCTCTGCCACCGCACCCGGCTCGCAGCAGGGTTCCGTGGCTGCCCAGCTGGCCGCGCGCGCCGCACGACGGGCTGCGGAGATGATGGCTCGCCTTAAGGCCGTGTTCCGGGCGCTGCGTGACACCATTACTGAGGCCGCTAGGTCCTGCATCTCCGCCGTCGTAGCCGCGGTGGGCATATGTCTCCAGACGATCGGCGGCGTCgtcaccgccgccaccgccgccgcggacGCCTAG